Proteins encoded in a region of the Benincasa hispida cultivar B227 chromosome 2, ASM972705v1, whole genome shotgun sequence genome:
- the LOC120071301 gene encoding uncharacterized protein LOC120071301 isoform X1 has protein sequence MATFQLSLQNFPSTPTLGFGLRPPESGRLTHLPPRLPKTRTPAFKPHSQNSKWVVRLSLVDQSPPKSTVDVGRLVDFLYEDLRHLFDEQGIDRTAYDEQVRFRDPITNHDTISGYLFNISLLRELFRPEFFLHWVKQTGPYEITTRWTMVMKFVLLPWKPELVFTGISIMGINPETGKFCSHVDLWDSIQNNDYFSVEGLWDVFKQLRYYKTPALESPKYLILKRTANYEVRKYAQFIVVETSGDKLAGSAGFNTVAGYIFGKNSTKEKIPMTTPVFTQTFDSEVPKVYIQIVLPSEKDIDSLPDPEQDIIGLRKVEGSIAAVLKFSGKPTEEIVQEKAKELRSSLIKDGLKPSNGCLLARYNDPGRTWNFIMRNEVLIWLEEFSLE, from the exons ATGGCCACTTTTCAACTTTCCCTCCAAAATTTCCCCTCAACCCCAACACTCGGTTTCGGTCTCCGGCCACCGGAATCCGGCAGACTAACCCACCTCCCACCCCGTCTACCTAAAACCAGAACTCCAGCTTTCAAACCCCATTCCCAAAATTCTAAGTGGGTTGTTCGATTAAGTTTGGTAGATCAAAGCCCACCAAAATCGACGGTCGATGTAGGCCGATTGGTGGATTTCTTGTATGAAGATCTTCGCCATCTCTTCGATGAACAGGGGATTGATCGAACGGCGTACGACGAACAAGTGCGATTTCGGGACCCCATTACCAATCATGATACGATTAGTGGGTATTTGTTTAATATTTCGCTCTTGCGAGAACTTTTCAGGCCTGAATTCTTCTTGCACTGGGTTAAACAG ACAGGACCATATGAAATAACTACAAGATGGACTATGGTAATGAAGTTTGTCCTTCTACCATGGAAACCAGAATTAGTTTTCACGGGAATTTCTATCATGGGTATCAATCCAGAGACGGGCAAGTTCTGTAGTCATGTG gATCTTTGGGATTCAATACAAAACAACGACTACTTTTCTGTAGAAGGCCTTTGGGATGTCTTCAAGCAG CTTCGGTATTATAAGACCCCGGCATTGGAATCACCCAAGTATCTGATACTGAAAAGGACTGCAAATTATGAG GTGAGGAAATATGCACAATTTATAGTGGTGGAAACAAGTGGAGACAAGCTCGCTGGGTCCGCAGGATTCAATACAGTTGCTGG GTATATATTTGGGAAGAACTCTACAAAGGAGAAGATACCCATGACTACTCCTGTATTCACCCAAACATTTGACTCTGAAGTACCCAAAGTCTACATTCAAATAGTTCTTCCTTCAGAGAAAGATATAGACAG TTTACCAGATCCTGAACAAGACATAATTGGCTTGAGAAAGGTTGAAGGAAGTATTGCTGCAGTGTTGAAATTCAGTGGGAAACCTACAGAAGAGATTGTGCAAGAGAAGGCAAAAGAACTGCGGTCTAGTCTCATAAAGGATGGTCTCAAACCCAGTAACGGCTGTTTGCTTGCTCGGTATAACGACCCTGGAAGAACATGGAACTTTATAATG
- the LOC120071301 gene encoding heme-binding-like protein At3g10130, chloroplastic isoform X2: MVMKFVLLPWKPELVFTGISIMGINPETGKFCSHVDLWDSIQNNDYFSVEGLWDVFKQLRYYKTPALESPKYLILKRTANYEVRKYAQFIVVETSGDKLAGSAGFNTVAGYIFGKNSTKEKIPMTTPVFTQTFDSEVPKVYIQIVLPSEKDIDSLPDPEQDIIGLRKVEGSIAAVLKFSGKPTEEIVQEKAKELRSSLIKDGLKPSNGCLLARYNDPGRTWNFIMRNEVLIWLEEFSLE; encoded by the exons ATGGTAATGAAGTTTGTCCTTCTACCATGGAAACCAGAATTAGTTTTCACGGGAATTTCTATCATGGGTATCAATCCAGAGACGGGCAAGTTCTGTAGTCATGTG gATCTTTGGGATTCAATACAAAACAACGACTACTTTTCTGTAGAAGGCCTTTGGGATGTCTTCAAGCAG CTTCGGTATTATAAGACCCCGGCATTGGAATCACCCAAGTATCTGATACTGAAAAGGACTGCAAATTATGAG GTGAGGAAATATGCACAATTTATAGTGGTGGAAACAAGTGGAGACAAGCTCGCTGGGTCCGCAGGATTCAATACAGTTGCTGG GTATATATTTGGGAAGAACTCTACAAAGGAGAAGATACCCATGACTACTCCTGTATTCACCCAAACATTTGACTCTGAAGTACCCAAAGTCTACATTCAAATAGTTCTTCCTTCAGAGAAAGATATAGACAG TTTACCAGATCCTGAACAAGACATAATTGGCTTGAGAAAGGTTGAAGGAAGTATTGCTGCAGTGTTGAAATTCAGTGGGAAACCTACAGAAGAGATTGTGCAAGAGAAGGCAAAAGAACTGCGGTCTAGTCTCATAAAGGATGGTCTCAAACCCAGTAACGGCTGTTTGCTTGCTCGGTATAACGACCCTGGAAGAACATGGAACTTTATAATG